The stretch of DNA AGTCCAACGCAGCCTTAGCTGCGCGGCGCAACTACGACCATCTCGACTTCTTCTCCTTCCCCATTAAGGCCCGCAGCGCAGACAAGGCAGTGCTGTTCGACGCCTCCTCGTTCTTTCTTAAAGAAGACCGTTTCTTCCCCATCATCGCCAAGACGGTGGGCTCCTACAGCGTCAATTCTACCTTCAAAGAAGACCTCTCGCGCATCACTGCCCTTAAGACCTTTGAGGAGAATGCCTGCGTGAAGATGGACCGGCACTATCTCATCAGTCTTTCGGGCAAGAACGGTACGCCGGTGAGCAATTATCCGGTCACCATCGGTGTCAACTTTACCCTCGCTCTTCTGCCCGAACAGCAGATGACGCCCCGACTGAGCGACACGCGCATCGGCATGTTTCTCATCAACAAAGAGGTGGAGACAGAGGGAGCCATCGAGAAATGCACCTTCGTGAAGCGGTGGCGGATAGAGCCGAAAGACACGGCCGCCTATTTCGCTGGTCGGCTTTCCGAGCCGGTCAAGCCCATTGTGTATTACGTCGAGAACACCTTTCCCCCATTGTGGAAGCGTGCCATCAAGGCCGGCATCTTGTGGTGGAACAAGGCTTTTGAGCGGATTGGCTTCAAGAATGTGTTGCAGGCGGTGGACTTTCCCGAGGGCGACCCTAACTTCGACCCCGACAACTTCCGTTATTCTTGCATCCGCTATCTTCCCACCGACGTAGAGAATGCCATGGGACCCTCGTGGACCGACCCGCGGACGGGCGAAATCATCAATGCCACGGTGCTGGTCTACAACGACGTCGTCAACACCATCAACAACTGGCGATTCGTGCAGACGGCGCAGGTAGACCCTACTGCCCGCGCCGCCACTATGCCCGACAGCATCATCTCCGAAACCCTCGAGTATATCATTGCTCACGAGATCGGTCACACGCTTGGGTTCATGCACAATATGGCCGCCTCGGCTGCTCTGCCGGTAGACTCGCTGCGGTCGGCCCGCTTCACTCAGCAATACGGCACGACGGCCTCTATTATGGATTACGCCCGTTTCAACTACGTGGCCCAGCCTACCGACCGCGGTCTGCGCCTCACTCCTCCGCGTCTGGGCGTATACGATTTCTACGCCGTAGAGTGGGCCTACCGTCTTTTTCCCCATTCAACGGGCTACGAAGACGATGCTCAGCACCTGCGCCGCCTTGTGGCCCAGCACGAGGGCGACCCTTTCTATCGCTATGGTTTGCAGCAAACGTCTACCCGATACGACCCCTCGGCCATTGAAGAGGATTTGGGCGACGACCCCGTTCGCGCCTCCGACTACGGGATGGCCAACCTGCGCTACATCCTCTCGCATCTCGACCATTGGATCGCCAACGAAGACGACACTCGTCGCAAAGAAGAACTTTATAATGAAATCCTCTCTCAGGCCATCCGCTACGTGCACAATGTCTATGCCAACGTGCCCGGCATCTACCTCCACCCCACCAGTGAATCTTCCGGTCTGCCTCGCTACCGGGTGGTACCCAAAGCCCGTCAGCGCGCCTCGGCCCAATGGCTCTTGCGCATGGCCCGCACCTTTGCCACCCTGGGCAACGACACCATCGAACGCAAACTGCCCTACGGCTCCAACCGGCCTTTCAAAGTGATGGCGCGCGACGTGCAGGCCCTGGCCATGATGGCCGCCTCGAAGCTCTCGCTCTCGTTCTATCTCGACTCCACTTCCTATTCGCCTTTAGCGTATATGGAGGATGTCTACTGCGATGTTTTTGCCAAGACGCTCTCGGCCGACGAGCATCTCACTCCCGCCGACCTCTCCTTGCAACGTCTCTACGTCGACTATCTGCAAGGCGGTGTGGCCGACATGAAGCAAGCACCCAATGTTCATAATTTGTGTTCTGCCCTCCGGAGCGGATGCCATCACGGCGAGGCCTGCGGCTTTCTGAACTTCGGCAGCGGATATGGCGAACCCGAACCGCTGTGGGGCACTACCGTGGGGCGTACCTCCGAGTTTCAGTTTTTCTACGCCCAAAAGTTATCTGCCCTCTTGGCCGAGCGCATTCCGCGCACCATCGATTCCGAGCTCAAAGCCCATTACCTGTTGCTGGCCAAACGCCTGAAGAGCTACCTCAAATAGTAGGTCGCAGTGAAATCCCGCCGCGGGAAATCTCCACGGAGACTCCCTGATGCTTCTGCAGCGTGCAGAACGGCCGCGGAGACTCCCTGATGAATTCTGCAGCGTGCAGAACGACCATAAAGACAAAAACGGCGTCTCTGAACATCTCAGAGACGCCGTTTTCGTCGTATTTGATATAGAAGCATTTGTCTTAACTCCCTTTCACTCCTTCACCCCCTTTCCTCCTAAAAAAATATCCTCCCCACCTGATAAACCCCCGCACTGACCAACCAGGCCAACGCCGTGGTGTAGAAAGCCGCGAAGAGCGCCCAACGCCACGAACCACTCTCGTTGCGGATGGCGGCCACCGTGGCCACACAGGGGAAATAGAGGAGAACGAAAAGCAGGTAGGCATAGGCCGAGAGAGGCGATACGCCATCGGAGAGCATCTGTCGCCGCAGTCGGGTGTACTTGGCGTGGTCGGTGCTGAAGTTTGAGTCGTCGGCAAAACTATCGTCGTCGGCATAGAGCACACCCATGGTCGAGGCCACGATCTCCTTGGCACCCACGCCGGCCAGCAGACTCACGTCGAGCTTCCAGTCGAAACCCTGCGCGCGGAAGAGCGGCTCGATGGTCTTTCCCAGTCGGCCGATGTAACTTTGTTCCTGCTGTTGCTGCGGCGTGAGATCCTCGCCCTGCGGGAAATAACCCAAAGCCCAGACAATGATACTGGCCACGAGAATGATGCCACCCATCTTTTGGAGATATTGTCGGCCCTTCTCCCAAGTGTGCCGCAGGATGGCCTTGCGAGTGGGAAAACGATAGGGCGGCAATTCCATGACGAAAGGCACGTCGGCCCCCGTGACGAGAAATCTACTGAAAAGCCTGCTCATCACCACCGCCATGAGGATGCCTACCACGTAAAGCGAAATCATGATGGCCGAACGATATTCAAGAGCGAAGAACGTTCCCGTTATCATGATGTAAATGGGCAGCCGGGCCGAACAGCTCATCATCGGCAGAATGAGCATCGTGACCAGTCGGCTGCGCCTGCTCTCAATCGTTCGCGTGGCCATGACGGCAGGCACGTTGCAGCCGAATCCCATGATCAATGGGATGAACGACTTGCCGTGCAGACCCATCTTGTGCATCAGTTTATCCATGATGAAAGCGGCACGAGCCATATAGCCGCTGTCTTCCATGAAAGAGATGAAAAAATAGAGCAACAGAATCTGCGGCAGGAAAACGATGACAGCTCCTACGCCGGCTACGACACCATCGATGAGCATCGCCTTGACCGGGCCCGGGGGGAGCGTCTGCCCGAACCAAGAACCGAGCTGGGAAACGCCGGCTTCGATCCAGTCCATCGGATATTGCCCCAAAGTAAAAGTGATTTGGAACATGACGTAGAGCAGGAAGAAGAAGATGGGGAAACCCCAGTAGCGATGGGTGATGATCGCATCGAGGGCGTGGGTGAGCCGATAGGTATCGCGGGTGGAACCCTCCTCGTAGTCGGCTTCCTGCAGAGCCCCATGAATAAAACCGTATTTGGCATCCATGAGGGCCGTCTCACTGTCTACTTTCACGTCGGCCTCGAGCGTGCGGACGGCGGTTGTGCGGGCGGCATCCACCTGCGGGAAGTGGGGCAGCGAGGAGACGTAAGTCAGGGCCTCGGCATCCCCCTCGAGCAGTTTGATGGCCAGGTAGCGGGTGGAATATTGATGGCACGACTGCGAAACGATTTCCAACTGCGATTTGATGCTCTCGATGGCCCGTTCGACATACTGTCCATGGTTGATGTGGATGTGGCGTGAAATGCCCTCGGCTCCCTCGTAGAGCTGGATGATGGTATGAAAAAGCAGCTCCACGCCGCGCCCGGTTTTGAAGACGGTGGGCACCATCGGTACACCCAAGAGACGACTCAGGGTGGGAAGGTTGAGGCGGTCGCCGCGCTCTTCAAATTCGTCGAACATGTTCAAGGCACATACCATGGGCAGGTTCATGTCGATGAGTTGGGTAGTGAGGTAGAGATTGCGTTCGAGATTGCTCGCATCGAGCACGTTGACGATGACGTCAGGCGTTTTCTCTACGATTTGTCGCCGCACGTAGAGCTCTTCAGGACTGTAGGCCGAGAGCGAGTAGGTGCCGGGCAGGTCTACCAGCCGGAACTCATATCCCTCGAACCGTGCCCGCCCTTCCTTAGCGTCTACGGTGACGCCGGAGTAGTTGCCCACCCGTTCGTGCGCCCCCGAGGCGAAGTTGAAGAGCGAGGTCTTGCCGCAGTTGGGATTCCCCACCAAAGCCACGTTGATGGTTCGGCTGCGTTGCATCGCCACTTCGCGCAGACGACGGTCTGTGGAAGGCTCCTTTTCCGTTTCCTTTCCGGTCGCACCTTCGACAGCTTTCTCTGTCACTTTCTCTGTCGCGATAGATGACATGTCGATAGCTTCGGCCTCCTCTCTTGATACCACTTCAATCATTCGGGCCTCGTCGTGACGCAGCGAAATCTCGTAGCCCAGGATGCGGTATTTCACCGGGTCGTGTAACGGAGCGTTGAGCATCACCTCTACCGTCTTGCCCTTGATAAAGCCCATTTCCACGATGCGCTTTCTAAATCCGCCGTGCCCCAGCACCTTTACCACTACGGCGCGTTCTCCTGTTTTGAGTTCCGATAATCTCATGTCTTCGTCTATTTAACTTGGGAACAAAGATATTATATTTTCCTCGTTCGCCGAATATTCACCTTTGCTTTCTTGCGTATTTCGGCCCGTTTGCCTACCTTTGCACACATCTTTCAGGTAACAGAACTGGAGGGTATATATTATATAATGTGTAGCGTGCATCTCCATACAGGTATCACAGCGGAGCAGAAAAGGGCGAACTTTTCTGCATCTTTTAACGCCCATTGTTTGGTAGTGTCGCAAGAATTCGCTACCTTACACACACACACACACACACACACACACACACACACACAATGTTCGCACCTATTGTAGTGTAACACTTTTTAGCTTTCTCTTACGCGCGCGCGAAGCGAGCGCAACCCCTATTAGCAAAGGGCTCTTCGGAGTTCCCTTTGCTTCTCTTTTCGTGCACATTTGGAAAATTGTTGAATAAAATCATGTAGCAAATAGAATCAAAGGAAGGTTTTTCCCGGTTAACCTTCTGCTTATATATAATCGATCAGAATAACAAGGATGTCTGCCGGGGATGTCCGACAAACCCAATTAAACCTAAAAGAATGATGAAAAAGAGAGCTTTTACTTTTATCTTGTTGTGTTTGGCCATTGGATTGTCTACCACAACATTGGCGCAAACCCAATATCATACAGCCACTGTTAATGGAATCACCTGGACCTATAAGTTAACCGGCAATAACGCTGCCATTGTTAATCCCCGTGCCTTTACTGGCGGCATCGGTCCGTCAGAATATAGCAGTTGGTCTGATGCAACATGGACAGACCATTTAGGCACTTATACCGGTGTGATCAAAATTCCCGCAGAGCTGGACGGGCATCCCGTAACAACTATTTCTGGCGGAACTTTTGATGGAAGCGGTGCAAAAGGATATATCTTCGAAGAGACTACACAAACTTTGGATCTACAAGGACGCATTTGGAAGACAGACTATACTATGGGAAGTCCGCTTCAATACATCGATATGACGAATATCAAAACGCCTCCTACCTGGGTATTGGATAATGGTAAAATAAGCCGAGACTATCATGCCGGAACTTTCTACCGCATCAATCCCGGCGTTTTGATCTATCTACCCAACGGAACGAGTAAGAACTACGGACCAACAACCGGTTGGCTTTCGAATGAAC from Prevotella sp. oral taxon 475 encodes:
- the feoB gene encoding ferrous iron transport protein B, with the protein product MRLSELKTGERAVVVKVLGHGGFRKRIVEMGFIKGKTVEVMLNAPLHDPVKYRILGYEISLRHDEARMIEVVSREEAEAIDMSSIATEKVTEKAVEGATGKETEKEPSTDRRLREVAMQRSRTINVALVGNPNCGKTSLFNFASGAHERVGNYSGVTVDAKEGRARFEGYEFRLVDLPGTYSLSAYSPEELYVRRQIVEKTPDVIVNVLDASNLERNLYLTTQLIDMNLPMVCALNMFDEFEERGDRLNLPTLSRLLGVPMVPTVFKTGRGVELLFHTIIQLYEGAEGISRHIHINHGQYVERAIESIKSQLEIVSQSCHQYSTRYLAIKLLEGDAEALTYVSSLPHFPQVDAARTTAVRTLEADVKVDSETALMDAKYGFIHGALQEADYEEGSTRDTYRLTHALDAIITHRYWGFPIFFFLLYVMFQITFTLGQYPMDWIEAGVSQLGSWFGQTLPPGPVKAMLIDGVVAGVGAVIVFLPQILLLYFFISFMEDSGYMARAAFIMDKLMHKMGLHGKSFIPLIMGFGCNVPAVMATRTIESRRSRLVTMLILPMMSCSARLPIYIMITGTFFALEYRSAIMISLYVVGILMAVVMSRLFSRFLVTGADVPFVMELPPYRFPTRKAILRHTWEKGRQYLQKMGGIILVASIIVWALGYFPQGEDLTPQQQQEQSYIGRLGKTIEPLFRAQGFDWKLDVSLLAGVGAKEIVASTMGVLYADDDSFADDSNFSTDHAKYTRLRRQMLSDGVSPLSAYAYLLFVLLYFPCVATVAAIRNESGSWRWALFAAFYTTALAWLVSAGVYQVGRIFF
- a CDS encoding zinc-dependent metalloprotease translates to MAAQPASLFKRKKKTPATEVKKTAYERTLTDHPCESSRGGFISLHKTDGKLLVELPRTSLGRDMLVGATISSVSNPKLGDLGFKNSNLVHVRFVEKDSSVVMQVVNTDLYFDPSKSNAALAARRNYDHLDFFSFPIKARSADKAVLFDASSFFLKEDRFFPIIAKTVGSYSVNSTFKEDLSRITALKTFEENACVKMDRHYLISLSGKNGTPVSNYPVTIGVNFTLALLPEQQMTPRLSDTRIGMFLINKEVETEGAIEKCTFVKRWRIEPKDTAAYFAGRLSEPVKPIVYYVENTFPPLWKRAIKAGILWWNKAFERIGFKNVLQAVDFPEGDPNFDPDNFRYSCIRYLPTDVENAMGPSWTDPRTGEIINATVLVYNDVVNTINNWRFVQTAQVDPTARAATMPDSIISETLEYIIAHEIGHTLGFMHNMAASAALPVDSLRSARFTQQYGTTASIMDYARFNYVAQPTDRGLRLTPPRLGVYDFYAVEWAYRLFPHSTGYEDDAQHLRRLVAQHEGDPFYRYGLQQTSTRYDPSAIEEDLGDDPVRASDYGMANLRYILSHLDHWIANEDDTRRKEELYNEILSQAIRYVHNVYANVPGIYLHPTSESSGLPRYRVVPKARQRASAQWLLRMARTFATLGNDTIERKLPYGSNRPFKVMARDVQALAMMAASKLSLSFYLDSTSYSPLAYMEDVYCDVFAKTLSADEHLTPADLSLQRLYVDYLQGGVADMKQAPNVHNLCSALRSGCHHGEACGFLNFGSGYGEPEPLWGTTVGRTSEFQFFYAQKLSALLAERIPRTIDSELKAHYLLLAKRLKSYLK